The following proteins are co-located in the Bradyrhizobium sp. AZCC 2176 genome:
- a CDS encoding adenosine kinase has translation MTDAKYDVLGIGNAIFDVLVQTDEGFLARHGMTKGGMALIDEARAAAIYQEMGPATEMSGGSGANTIVGVAGFGARTAFIGKVKADQIGTLYSHDIRAAGVAFETKAAESGPATGCSYILVTPDGERTMNTYLGAAQDLNASDIDEAQIAAARIVYLEGYLWDPKNAKEAFVKAASIAHSAGRQVALTLSDSFCVDRYRDEFLDLMRKGTVDLVFANEAELHSLYQTSDFEGALKQLREDTKLAVVTRSEKGCVVAGHDGVTSVPAFPIQKLVDTTGAGDLFAAGFLFGLVRDAGYEAAGRLGALAAAEVIQHIGARPQVSLKELAGQNGLPA, from the coding sequence ATGACTGACGCAAAATACGACGTTCTCGGGATCGGCAATGCGATTTTCGACGTGCTGGTGCAGACCGACGAGGGCTTTCTCGCCCGCCACGGCATGACCAAGGGCGGCATGGCGCTGATCGACGAGGCCCGCGCTGCAGCGATCTACCAGGAGATGGGCCCGGCGACCGAGATGAGCGGCGGCTCCGGCGCCAACACCATCGTCGGCGTCGCCGGCTTCGGCGCCCGCACCGCCTTCATCGGCAAGGTCAAGGCCGACCAGATCGGGACCCTCTACAGCCACGACATCCGCGCCGCCGGCGTCGCCTTCGAAACGAAGGCGGCGGAAAGCGGCCCCGCTACCGGCTGCTCCTACATCCTGGTGACGCCGGACGGCGAGCGCACCATGAACACCTATCTCGGCGCCGCGCAGGATCTTAACGCATCAGACATCGACGAAGCGCAGATCGCCGCCGCGCGCATCGTCTATCTCGAAGGCTATCTCTGGGACCCGAAGAACGCCAAGGAAGCCTTCGTCAAGGCGGCCAGCATCGCGCACTCTGCCGGCCGCCAGGTGGCGCTGACGCTGTCGGATTCCTTCTGCGTCGATCGCTACCGTGACGAGTTCCTCGACCTGATGCGCAAGGGCACCGTCGACCTCGTATTCGCCAACGAGGCCGAACTGCATTCGCTCTACCAGACCTCGGATTTCGAGGGCGCGCTGAAGCAACTCCGCGAGGATACAAAACTCGCCGTCGTCACCCGCAGCGAAAAGGGCTGCGTGGTCGCAGGCCACGACGGTGTCACATCGGTGCCCGCGTTTCCGATTCAAAAGCTCGTCGACACCACAGGCGCCGGCGACCTGTTCGCCGCCGGCTTCCTGTTCGGACTTGTGCGTGACGCGGGCTACGAGGCGGCGGGCCGGCTGGGCGCGCTGGCGGCGGCCGAGGTGATCCAGCACATCGGGGCACGGCCGCAGGTTTCGCTGAAGGAGTTGGCGGGGCAGAACGGGCTGCCGGCGTAG
- a CDS encoding antitoxin, translating to MSGTAKLFMHGRSQAVRLPKEFRFEGSEVLVSKVGDKVILEPLKKQPVDLDKFWAELDALGARDFLPDGIPDEAPAESDPRVFFEE from the coding sequence ATGAGTGGAACCGCCAAATTGTTCATGCATGGCCGCAGTCAAGCGGTGCGTCTGCCTAAGGAATTTCGTTTCGAGGGCAGCGAAGTGCTCGTCAGCAAGGTAGGCGACAAGGTGATCCTTGAGCCCCTCAAGAAGCAGCCCGTCGATCTCGACAAGTTCTGGGCCGAACTCGACGCGCTTGGAGCGAGGGACTTCCTGCCGGACGGCATCCCGGACGAAGCGCCGGCCGAGTCGGACCCGCGTGTTTTCTTCGAAGAATGA
- a CDS encoding type I restriction-modification system subunit M, protein MNAQALVAKVWNFAHVLRDQGVSYQAYISQISYLLFLKMDEERVTQIGEASMLPNGARWDDIKDLSGEALNATYVKLLDKLSKQGGIIGAIFLKAQNEIQDPAKLKRLVGLIDGEVWLGLPVDVKGNIYEGLLARNAEDVKSGAGQYFTPRPLIEAVVEVVDPEPHQTVHDPACGTAGFLLAAWDRMKQHTKARDRGVYSALKNKFSGVDIVPEVVRLAAMNLYLHGITGVDSIVEAKDALLGAGGKSYDVILTNPPFGKKQSYRIVRDDGEIDSEREDYDRQDFFVTTSNKQLNFLQHIMTVLAPNGEAAVVLPDNVLFEGGAGETIRRRLLKNFDFHTLLRLPTGIFYKQGVKANVLFFDKKPPSEASATKDLWIYDLRTNQRFTLKERPMVRADLDDFIACYKSGNRAKREESEKFKRFPLETLLARDKVNLDIFWVKDHALDDPDLLPPPDEVAAEIVESLETALDRFRNVAKALGEGPA, encoded by the coding sequence ATGAACGCCCAAGCCCTCGTTGCCAAAGTCTGGAACTTCGCGCATGTGCTGCGCGATCAGGGCGTCTCCTATCAGGCCTACATCAGCCAGATTTCCTATCTGCTCTTCCTCAAGATGGACGAGGAGCGCGTTACGCAGATCGGTGAAGCGTCGATGTTGCCCAACGGTGCTCGCTGGGACGACATCAAGGACCTCTCTGGCGAAGCGCTGAATGCGACGTATGTAAAGTTGCTCGACAAGCTGTCGAAGCAGGGCGGCATCATCGGCGCGATCTTCCTGAAAGCGCAGAACGAGATTCAGGACCCGGCGAAACTCAAGCGCCTGGTTGGCCTGATAGACGGCGAGGTCTGGCTCGGCCTTCCCGTCGATGTGAAGGGCAACATCTACGAAGGCCTGCTGGCCCGCAACGCGGAGGATGTCAAATCTGGGGCGGGGCAATACTTTACGCCGCGTCCTCTGATCGAGGCCGTGGTTGAGGTTGTCGACCCCGAGCCGCATCAGACCGTGCACGATCCGGCCTGCGGCACCGCGGGCTTTCTGCTCGCCGCATGGGATCGCATGAAGCAGCATACGAAGGCGCGCGACCGCGGTGTCTATTCGGCTCTGAAGAACAAGTTTTCCGGTGTCGATATCGTGCCGGAAGTCGTGCGCCTCGCGGCGATGAACCTCTATCTGCACGGCATCACCGGCGTCGATTCGATCGTCGAGGCCAAGGACGCGCTGTTGGGTGCGGGTGGCAAGAGCTACGACGTCATCCTCACCAATCCGCCGTTCGGCAAGAAGCAGAGCTATCGCATCGTTCGCGACGACGGCGAGATCGACAGCGAGCGCGAGGATTACGACCGGCAGGATTTTTTCGTCACCACGTCGAACAAGCAGTTGAACTTCCTGCAGCACATCATGACCGTGCTCGCTCCGAACGGCGAAGCCGCCGTGGTGCTGCCGGACAACGTATTGTTCGAGGGCGGTGCAGGCGAGACGATCCGGCGCAGATTGCTCAAGAACTTCGATTTCCACACGCTGCTGCGGCTGCCGACGGGCATCTTCTACAAGCAGGGCGTGAAGGCGAACGTGCTGTTCTTCGATAAGAAGCCGCCTTCGGAGGCGTCTGCCACAAAGGATCTCTGGATCTACGACCTGCGTACCAATCAGCGTTTTACGCTGAAAGAGCGTCCGATGGTGCGGGCCGACCTCGATGATTTCATAGCCTGCTATAAGTCCGGGAATCGCGCGAAGCGCGAGGAGTCCGAGAAATTCAAACGCTTCCCGCTGGAAACCTTGCTGGCGCGCGACAAGGTCAATCTCGACATCTTCTGGGTCAAGGATCACGCGCTCGACGATCCCGATCTGCTGCCGCCGCCCGACGAAGTCGCCGCCGAAATCGTAGAAAGTCTGGAAACGGCACTCGATCGCTTCCGCAATGTCGCGAAGGCGCTTGGAGAAGGTCCAGCGTAA
- a CDS encoding universal stress protein codes for MTTQRRSYETGHKPKCLVIVDDTAEWDRAVYYASRWAIRVGGGVVMLRIIEIEDQNQQWLGVADLMRAEAEDAANEALDRAAGRANGIAAITPERVIREGDPTTQILDVIDKDVDISMLVLAANPGPEGPGPLISMMAQAAGSFPIPVVIVPGDLSDSDIDGLS; via the coding sequence ATGACCACCCAGCGACGAAGCTACGAGACGGGTCACAAGCCAAAATGCCTTGTCATCGTTGACGACACCGCGGAATGGGACCGCGCGGTTTATTATGCCAGCCGCTGGGCCATTCGCGTCGGCGGCGGCGTGGTGATGCTGCGCATCATCGAAATCGAAGATCAGAACCAGCAATGGCTGGGCGTTGCCGACCTGATGCGCGCCGAGGCCGAGGACGCTGCGAACGAGGCGCTCGATCGCGCCGCGGGGCGCGCCAACGGCATCGCCGCGATCACGCCGGAACGGGTGATTCGCGAGGGCGACCCGACCACCCAGATCCTCGACGTGATCGACAAGGACGTCGATATTTCGATGCTGGTGCTGGCGGCCAATCCGGGCCCCGAGGGGCCCGGCCCGCTGATCAGCATGATGGCGCAGGCCGCGGGCTCGTTCCCGATTCCCGTCGTCATCGTCCCCGGCGACTTAAGCGATTCGGACATCGACGGGCTTTCTTAG
- a CDS encoding type I restriction endonuclease subunit R produces MGDFAFHPEDKARSLIDKRLLACGWLIQSKAEMNLGAGLGVAVREFQTASGPVDYGLFVGRKLCGVIEAKAEGSTLSGFSEQASRYIAGMPKHLVHDEGQVRFEYVASGSETIFRDHADPDPASRHVFTFHRPETLERLLREPLTVRGRLRAMPPFITDGLRACQIDAVSALEGLMGQNRPRALVQMATGAGKTFTACTLSYRLLAHAGFKRILFLADRANLVRQTRDEYLAYRPPGTGRSFSEIYNVQKLGAGGLDKSAQIVIATIQRVYSVLTGKELPEEEEEASSFELSRADTERLVSYNPSIPIESFDLVITDECHRSIYGTWRQVLEYFDAFTVGLTATPSLHTLGFFGKNLVAQYPYERSVVDSVNVGFEIFRIRTEIGERGSTVKAGYDLPVRDKRTRAERYETLDADFSYTPDQIDRTVLVPNQIRTVLETYRDSLFTELFPGRTEVPKTLIFAKDDHHAEEITGIVREVFGKGNDFAKKITYKTDGQDPEELIRCFRNDYNPRIAITVDMIATGTDVKPLEVLIFLRDVKSELYFEQMKGRGARTISAEKLREVTPDAEAKTRFVLIDAVGVSESLKTVSQPLERDRAVSFDRLIDEIAAGRRDDDAFATLAARLAALDRRIGDKDRAAIVKASGGVDLSGIASRLLDAIDPDALAQRLPADATEPEQKKAREAAKDAAAIIFDDPKLRALLKDVKAAADIRIDTISTDAVVSSGWDEKKATDSVQRFTRFLEERRDELAALQILYRLPYAQRRLTYEAVDDLKEALKRPPWLLEPVDIWRAYKRLASDKVRGNPAGTLADIVMLVRYALGQAESLEPMSSLVAGRFNLWLGREEKAGRTYTDAQRGWLMAIRDHLGVNIEIRPEDLMDAPEFSARGGIVRARALFGARLPALLDELTDTLVA; encoded by the coding sequence ATGGGTGATTTCGCCTTCCATCCCGAGGACAAGGCCCGGTCATTGATCGACAAGCGTCTTCTCGCTTGTGGGTGGTTGATACAGTCCAAGGCCGAAATGAACCTTGGCGCCGGGCTCGGCGTGGCGGTACGCGAATTCCAGACGGCCTCTGGCCCCGTGGACTATGGCTTGTTCGTCGGGCGCAAGCTCTGCGGCGTGATCGAAGCCAAGGCCGAAGGCAGCACGCTTTCCGGCTTTTCGGAGCAGGCGTCGCGCTATATCGCCGGCATGCCCAAGCACCTCGTCCATGACGAAGGTCAGGTTCGTTTCGAATATGTCGCGTCGGGCTCCGAAACCATCTTCCGGGATCACGCCGATCCTGATCCGGCTTCGCGCCATGTCTTCACCTTCCATCGGCCGGAAACGTTGGAGCGTCTGCTAAGGGAGCCGCTCACTGTGCGGGGCCGGCTTCGGGCCATGCCGCCATTCATCACCGATGGTTTGCGCGCCTGCCAGATCGACGCCGTGTCCGCGCTCGAAGGCTTGATGGGACAAAATCGTCCGCGCGCACTTGTGCAGATGGCGACTGGTGCCGGGAAAACCTTCACCGCCTGCACGCTGAGTTACCGGCTGCTGGCACATGCAGGGTTCAAGCGAATTCTGTTCCTGGCCGATCGTGCCAATCTCGTTCGCCAGACGCGCGATGAATATCTCGCCTATCGCCCGCCCGGCACCGGACGCTCGTTTTCCGAAATCTACAACGTGCAGAAGCTGGGGGCGGGCGGATTGGATAAGTCGGCGCAGATCGTGATCGCGACGATCCAGCGCGTCTATTCCGTTTTGACCGGCAAGGAATTGCCGGAGGAAGAGGAAGAGGCCTCGTCCTTCGAACTATCGAGGGCCGATACCGAGCGGCTCGTTTCCTACAATCCGTCGATCCCGATCGAAAGTTTCGACCTCGTCATCACGGATGAATGCCACCGTTCGATTTACGGCACATGGCGGCAGGTGCTGGAGTATTTCGACGCCTTCACCGTCGGTCTCACCGCGACGCCCTCGCTGCACACGCTCGGTTTCTTCGGCAAGAATCTTGTCGCGCAATATCCATATGAGCGCTCTGTCGTCGATAGCGTCAACGTCGGTTTCGAAATTTTCCGCATCCGCACCGAGATCGGCGAACGCGGCAGCACGGTGAAAGCGGGCTACGATCTGCCCGTTCGCGACAAGCGCACCCGGGCGGAGCGCTACGAGACGCTGGACGCCGATTTCAGTTACACGCCCGACCAGATCGACCGCACGGTGCTGGTCCCGAATCAGATCCGCACCGTGCTCGAAACGTATCGCGATTCGCTGTTCACCGAGCTGTTTCCTGGCCGCACCGAAGTCCCGAAAACGCTGATCTTTGCCAAGGACGATCACCATGCCGAGGAGATCACCGGAATCGTTCGCGAGGTTTTCGGCAAGGGCAACGACTTTGCCAAGAAGATCACCTACAAGACCGACGGGCAGGACCCGGAAGAACTGATCCGCTGCTTTCGCAATGACTACAATCCGCGGATCGCTATCACGGTCGACATGATTGCCACCGGTACGGATGTGAAGCCGCTGGAGGTGCTGATCTTTCTGCGCGACGTGAAATCCGAACTTTATTTCGAGCAAATGAAGGGGCGCGGCGCGCGCACCATATCCGCAGAAAAATTGCGCGAGGTGACGCCCGATGCCGAGGCAAAGACCCGCTTCGTGCTGATCGACGCAGTTGGCGTGTCGGAAAGTCTCAAGACCGTATCGCAGCCGCTGGAGCGGGATCGTGCCGTCTCTTTCGATAGGCTGATCGATGAAATCGCGGCCGGCCGCCGGGATGATGACGCCTTTGCCACATTGGCGGCACGCCTCGCGGCCCTCGACCGGCGGATCGGGGACAAGGACCGCGCGGCAATCGTCAAAGCCTCGGGCGGTGTCGATCTTTCCGGTATTGCTTCACGCCTGCTCGACGCCATCGATCCCGATGCGTTGGCCCAGCGTCTGCCGGCCGACGCCACGGAACCGGAGCAAAAGAAGGCGCGTGAAGCCGCAAAGGATGCGGCAGCGATTATTTTCGACGATCCCAAGCTGCGAGCCTTGCTGAAGGACGTCAAGGCTGCCGCCGACATCCGCATCGACACCATCTCGACAGATGCCGTGGTCTCCTCGGGCTGGGACGAGAAAAAGGCCACCGACTCGGTGCAGCGATTTACGCGTTTTCTGGAAGAACGCCGCGACGAGTTGGCTGCGCTGCAAATCCTCTATCGGCTGCCGTATGCGCAGAGGCGATTGACCTATGAGGCGGTGGACGATTTGAAGGAGGCCCTGAAGCGCCCGCCATGGCTGCTGGAGCCCGTCGACATCTGGCGCGCCTACAAGCGGCTCGCATCCGACAAGGTGCGCGGCAATCCGGCCGGAACGCTGGCTGACATCGTCATGCTGGTGCGCTATGCGCTTGGACAAGCGGAATCGCTGGAGCCGATGTCCTCGCTCGTCGCCGGTCGCTTCAACCTATGGCTTGGCCGCGAGGAAAAGGCAGGCCGCACTTATACCGACGCACAGCGGGGCTGGTTGATGGCGATCCGCGATCATCTTGGCGTCAATATCGAAATCAGGCCCGAGGACCTGATGGATGCGCCGGAATTTTCCGCGCGCGGCGGCATCGTCCGGGCGCGGGCGTTGTTTGGCGCGCGGCTGCCGGCCCTGCTGGACGAGTTGACGGACACGCTGGTCGCGTGA
- a CDS encoding restriction endonuclease subunit S, with protein MMADGGAVVERVKDLAEAEGPWMLPEGWATTKLEQIVERLTDGTHQPPKFTASGIPFVVIGNVSGDGIDWSSISKWVSPSTYLSESKRLRPSRDDVLYTAVGSYGLAIRVLDDREFMFQRHIAYLRPDKALVDPTYLCYALNSPVLRRQADRAARGVAQKTVTLGSLREFDIPLASLAEQRRIAARMNALFAEIADGEAALVAARKGLDIFRRALLKAAVTGELTKGWRAANPASETGHDVLARIAKARATKAPAKGRTGHNVDALSLDISALPTLPESWAWARVGEVISQMEYGTSEKCDFGYSGIPVLRMGNVDFGSLLYTKLKYAPKDTALPILQVGDLVFNRTNSAELVGKCAVYKGEVSPCSLASYLIRLRFDGISPDFAALWINSAYGRKWIATNKSQQVGQANLSGGTLRGMSIPIPPPDEAEEILRRVADALTATADTLTLLDAEAADAARLKQSTLKAAFEGRLVSQDPLDEPATALLSRLAANSLAMRAKRGRARKSTA; from the coding sequence GTGATGGCGGACGGTGGGGCGGTGGTGGAGAGGGTGAAAGATCTGGCGGAGGCGGAAGGGCCGTGGATGCTTCCGGAGGGGTGGGCTACGACGAAGCTTGAACAAATTGTTGAGCGTCTGACTGATGGAACCCATCAGCCTCCGAAGTTCACAGCAAGCGGAATTCCGTTTGTGGTGATCGGTAACGTTTCAGGCGATGGAATAGATTGGTCGTCTATTAGCAAATGGGTGTCGCCCTCGACCTACTTAAGCGAATCCAAGCGCCTGCGTCCTTCGCGAGATGACGTCCTATACACAGCAGTGGGAAGCTATGGTCTTGCGATAAGAGTTCTTGATGATCGCGAATTCATGTTTCAGCGCCACATCGCATATTTGCGACCCGACAAGGCGCTCGTTGATCCCACCTATCTCTGCTACGCGCTGAACTCCCCGGTACTGCGACGACAAGCCGACCGAGCGGCGAGAGGTGTGGCACAAAAAACGGTTACTCTAGGGTCTTTGCGCGAATTTGATATTCCCCTAGCGTCCCTCGCAGAACAACGCCGCATTGCGGCGCGAATGAATGCGCTATTTGCTGAGATTGCCGACGGCGAGGCGGCGCTGGTAGCTGCGAGGAAGGGTCTCGACATCTTCCGCCGTGCGCTGTTGAAAGCTGCGGTCACTGGCGAACTCACGAAGGGCTGGCGTGCGGCGAACCCCGCGTCCGAAACCGGTCATGACGTCCTTGCCCGGATCGCAAAAGCTCGTGCGACGAAGGCTCCCGCTAAGGGCCGAACCGGTCACAACGTAGATGCCTTGTCGCTAGATATTAGCGCGCTCCCGACGCTCCCGGAGAGCTGGGCTTGGGCAAGAGTCGGCGAGGTGATCTCACAAATGGAGTACGGAACATCGGAAAAATGTGATTTCGGTTATAGCGGGATTCCGGTCCTGCGCATGGGCAATGTCGATTTCGGCTCGCTCCTCTACACAAAGCTGAAGTATGCACCCAAGGATACCGCGCTACCCATACTGCAGGTAGGCGATCTCGTTTTTAACAGGACCAACAGCGCTGAACTCGTTGGGAAATGCGCTGTATACAAAGGTGAAGTCAGCCCATGTTCGCTTGCCTCTTATCTCATAAGGCTGCGATTCGATGGTATTTCGCCTGACTTCGCCGCACTTTGGATCAACTCCGCTTATGGCAGGAAATGGATTGCAACAAACAAGTCGCAACAAGTAGGCCAAGCTAACCTCAGCGGCGGAACTTTGAGAGGCATGTCCATTCCCATTCCACCCCCCGATGAAGCCGAAGAAATCCTCCGCCGCGTCGCAGACGCGCTCACCGCCACCGCCGATACGTTGACGTTGCTCGACGCGGAAGCCGCCGATGCCGCCCGGTTGAAGCAATCTACCCTCAAGGCCGCCTTTGAGGGGCGCCTCGTATCACAAGATCCCCTCGACGAACCCGCAACCGCGTTGCTCTCGCGCCTCGCTGCTAATTCACTCGCTATGCGCGCCAAGCGCGGGCGGGCCAGAAAGTCCACCGCATGA
- a CDS encoding type II toxin-antitoxin system VapC family toxin, giving the protein MICLDTNIVIAIVNGRSSSLRHRLGEQMRGGTAIALPVVALFEMRYGLAKSGRREHNERLLEKFLGLGVDVLPFEVEDAAHAGDIRARLESAGTPIGHYDYLIAAQARRRDAALVTLNVREFSRVPGLIVADWAA; this is encoded by the coding sequence ATGATCTGTCTCGATACCAACATCGTCATCGCGATCGTGAACGGACGCAGTTCGTCGCTTCGCCATCGGCTCGGAGAGCAGATGCGGGGAGGCACGGCGATCGCGCTGCCGGTCGTCGCGCTGTTCGAAATGCGCTACGGGCTTGCCAAGAGCGGCCGACGTGAACATAACGAGCGCCTGCTCGAAAAATTTCTTGGTCTCGGGGTCGATGTTCTCCCTTTTGAGGTGGAGGACGCCGCGCATGCCGGCGATATCCGTGCTCGGCTGGAAAGCGCGGGCACGCCGATTGGCCACTATGACTATCTGATCGCCGCGCAGGCCCGTCGGCGTGACGCCGCTTTGGTGACGCTCAATGTCAGGGAATTTTCGCGCGTGCCGGGATTGATTGTAGCGGATTGGGCGGCGTGA
- the trpS gene encoding tryptophan--tRNA ligase — translation MAFVERVFSGVQPTGNLHLGNYLGAIVNFVKMQETHNCIYCVVDMHAITMGLDVWGGPAELARNTREVTAAFIAAGIDPNKHIVFNQSQVTGHAELTWIFNCVARVGWLSRMTQFKEKAGKDRENASVGLYDYPVLMAADILVYRATHVPVGEDQKQHLELSRDIAQKFNNDFGDSIRSRGYNDGLFFPQPEPLITGPATRVMSLRDGTKKMSKSDASDNSRINLTDDADTIAQKIRKAKTDPEPLPSEERGLENRPEADNLVGIYAALSERSKADVLKEFGGGQFSSFKNALVELCVTKLSPIASEMKRLVADPGHVDKILVDGADRARVIADETMRAAKDIVGFIRKS, via the coding sequence ATGGCTTTTGTTGAACGGGTTTTTTCCGGCGTCCAGCCGACCGGCAATCTGCATCTCGGCAATTACCTCGGCGCGATCGTCAACTTCGTGAAGATGCAGGAAACCCATAACTGCATCTATTGCGTCGTCGACATGCACGCGATCACGATGGGGCTCGACGTCTGGGGCGGCCCGGCGGAGCTTGCCCGCAACACCCGCGAGGTCACCGCGGCCTTCATCGCCGCCGGCATCGATCCGAACAAGCACATCGTGTTCAACCAGAGCCAGGTCACCGGCCATGCCGAGCTGACATGGATCTTCAACTGCGTCGCGCGCGTCGGCTGGCTCAGCCGCATGACCCAGTTCAAGGAGAAGGCCGGCAAGGACCGCGAGAACGCCTCCGTGGGTCTCTACGATTATCCGGTGCTGATGGCGGCGGACATTCTGGTTTATCGCGCCACGCATGTGCCGGTCGGCGAGGACCAGAAGCAGCATCTGGAGCTATCTCGCGACATCGCGCAGAAGTTCAACAACGACTTCGGCGATTCGATTCGCAGCCGCGGCTACAATGACGGCCTGTTCTTTCCGCAGCCGGAACCTTTGATCACCGGACCGGCGACGCGGGTGATGAGCCTGCGCGACGGCACCAAGAAAATGTCGAAGTCGGATGCCTCGGACAATTCGCGGATCAACCTGACCGACGATGCGGACACGATCGCGCAAAAAATCCGCAAAGCCAAAACCGATCCGGAACCGCTGCCGTCGGAAGAAAGGGGCCTGGAAAACCGGCCCGAGGCCGACAACCTCGTCGGCATCTATGCCGCGCTGTCCGAGCGCAGCAAGGCCGACGTTCTGAAGGAGTTCGGCGGCGGGCAGTTCTCCAGCTTCAAGAACGCGCTGGTGGAACTTTGCGTCACAAAGCTCTCGCCGATCGCTTCCGAGATGAAACGGCTGGTCGCCGACCCCGGCCATGTCGACAAGATCCTGGTCGACGGCGCCGACCGGGCGCGCGTCATCGCCGATGAAACCATGCGGGCGGCCAAGGACATCGTCGGCTTCATCCGAAAAAGCTAG
- the murJ gene encoding murein biosynthesis integral membrane protein MurJ, producing MIRSFLTVSSGTLASRLLGFVRDSVLAALLGAGAVADAFLAAFQLVNVIRRLLTEGGLNAALVPAWLRVREAGGAVAAAAFAGRVLGTIATILIVATALLALVMPLVIAVLAPGFAGRETMQLATDNARLMLPYLAFAGPVTVMMALLNAQGRFALTAFSPLLFNIALISVMAVLLVAKPEPARAAQIIAATVGIAGLLQLSVLVLRRGESIATPLRISFDKELRGFLGKAAPGMMASSAPQLLMVAGAIIASSSPSAVSWLYFAGRLVELPLGIVGVAMGTVLIPELSRAVRSEDHAATADAESRGLELAVGLALPATLGLMVLSEPIVRLLFEHGAFTADDSAATARALMWLTLALPAHVLVKALSPAFFAREDTLTPLIAALKGVVLAVAAAFVLSHWYGADGIAAAIALGAWSMALSLIRRGAETFGFSIDASAKRRLPRIMLAALAMAALLWLATRSLPALSSGAHGLVQAVLLLAVISAGIAFYGLFLRLFGVTGWREAVNGIRQTNG from the coding sequence ATGATCCGCTCCTTTCTCACGGTCTCCTCGGGAACGCTGGCGTCGCGGCTGCTTGGATTCGTGCGCGATTCCGTGCTCGCGGCGCTGCTCGGCGCTGGCGCGGTTGCGGACGCGTTCCTGGCGGCGTTTCAACTGGTCAATGTGATCAGGCGGCTGTTGACCGAGGGCGGGCTGAACGCCGCGCTGGTGCCGGCATGGCTGCGGGTGCGCGAAGCCGGCGGCGCTGTGGCGGCGGCGGCGTTCGCGGGGCGCGTGCTCGGCACCATCGCAACGATCCTGATCGTTGCGACCGCCTTGCTGGCGCTGGTGATGCCGCTGGTCATCGCCGTGCTGGCGCCGGGATTTGCCGGGCGCGAGACGATGCAACTCGCCACCGACAATGCCCGGCTGATGCTGCCGTACCTCGCCTTCGCGGGTCCCGTGACCGTCATGATGGCGCTGTTGAACGCGCAGGGCCGTTTCGCGCTGACGGCGTTTTCGCCGCTGCTGTTCAACATTGCGCTGATCAGCGTCATGGCCGTGCTGCTGGTCGCGAAGCCGGAGCCGGCCCGGGCCGCGCAGATCATCGCAGCCACCGTCGGCATCGCCGGGCTGTTGCAGCTCTCCGTGCTGGTGCTGCGCCGTGGCGAGAGCATTGCAACGCCGCTGCGCATTTCCTTCGACAAGGAGCTACGCGGCTTTCTCGGCAAGGCGGCGCCCGGCATGATGGCATCGAGCGCTCCGCAGTTGCTGATGGTGGCCGGCGCGATCATCGCCTCCTCGTCGCCCTCGGCGGTGTCGTGGCTCTATTTCGCGGGCCGCCTGGTCGAACTGCCGCTCGGCATTGTCGGCGTCGCCATGGGCACGGTGCTGATCCCGGAATTATCGCGCGCGGTACGCAGCGAAGATCACGCCGCCACGGCAGATGCGGAATCGCGCGGGCTCGAACTCGCCGTCGGCCTGGCGCTGCCCGCCACGCTCGGGCTGATGGTGCTCAGCGAGCCGATCGTGCGGCTGTTGTTCGAGCACGGCGCCTTCACGGCTGATGATAGCGCGGCGACCGCCCGCGCGCTGATGTGGCTGACGCTGGCGCTGCCGGCGCATGTGCTGGTCAAAGCGCTGTCACCGGCGTTTTTCGCGCGCGAGGATACGCTGACGCCTTTGATCGCCGCGCTAAAGGGCGTGGTGCTGGCGGTCGCTGCGGCCTTCGTGCTCAGCCATTGGTACGGCGCCGACGGCATTGCGGCGGCGATCGCGCTCGGCGCCTGGAGCATGGCGCTCAGCCTGATCCGCCGCGGTGCGGAGACATTTGGATTCTCGATCGATGCTAGCGCGAAGCGGCGGCTGCCGCGCATCATGCTGGCAGCGCTCGCGATGGCCGCGCTGCTGTGGCTGGCGACACGGTCGCTGCCGGCGCTCAGTTCGGGCGCGCATGGGCTCGTGCAGGCCGTTCTGCTACTGGCCGTGATATCGGCGGGAATCGCCTTCTACGGCCTGTTCTTAAGGCTTTTCGGCGTCACCGGCTGGCGCGAGGCGGTCAACGGGATCAGGCAAACAAATGGCTAG